Proteins encoded within one genomic window of Pantoea eucalypti:
- a CDS encoding methyl-accepting chemotaxis protein, with the protein MAGQVTHKKKMSTRAQMLIMGGLTIVLGFTVTIGVLNWQSGKEQKLLAEKYLQQIAQSRALQVQQELSHARDVASLLGQSLIALPRAGITDRKAVDKVMEYALRANPDYLSMSVIFEQNAFDGRDAEFASQPGQAPQGRYAFFVDRDAAGKYAMHPLLSYLTPGQGDYYLVPQKSQKDTLTEPYSYAYNGVPTLLTSVAAVIMDQGTLKAVVTSDISLASLQQKVNQIKPWQGSGYALLLSSNGNVVSSPVKDEAGKPWKGEKDGFTSKVVQHFDAVLGEDALVTWQPVVIGNSDKAWYLGVVAPVSQVMAASTQQLMWAVILMVVSVLLVGAVLGMLFSRKVLRPIGGEPVEAAHIALAVADGKLDNRIPVKRGDSSSLFFALSTMQSQLRQIVGQIKDSSESVRQGAGEIASGNLNLASRTEEQAAALEQTAASMEQISATIRLNADNAQQATSLTENATHIASRGASLVGEVVQTMAQIDDSSKKIGDITTMINSIAFQTNILALNAAVEAARAGEQGRGFAVVASEVRNLAQRSANAVKEIGALIEESSVRVESGVRLVNDAGKTMQEMMHAVNSVQGIIGEIVTASSEQARGISQVTIAVNEMDGVTQQNAALVQQMSAAASSLEDQAQQLSQTVEQFHLA; encoded by the coding sequence ATGGCCGGTCAGGTAACGCATAAGAAAAAAATGAGTACCCGTGCGCAGATGTTAATCATGGGTGGTTTAACGATAGTGCTGGGATTTACCGTGACAATTGGGGTCCTCAACTGGCAATCAGGTAAAGAACAAAAACTACTGGCCGAAAAATATCTGCAGCAGATTGCGCAAAGCCGTGCCTTGCAGGTGCAGCAGGAGCTGAGCCATGCCCGCGATGTTGCCAGCCTTCTCGGTCAAAGTCTGATCGCGTTACCCCGCGCCGGTATTACCGATCGCAAAGCGGTCGATAAAGTGATGGAATATGCGTTACGCGCGAATCCTGACTATCTGTCGATGTCAGTCATCTTTGAACAGAATGCGTTTGATGGCCGTGATGCAGAGTTCGCCTCACAGCCTGGACAGGCGCCACAGGGGCGCTATGCCTTTTTTGTGGATCGTGACGCAGCAGGTAAATATGCCATGCATCCGCTGCTCTCTTATCTGACGCCGGGTCAGGGCGATTACTATCTGGTTCCGCAAAAATCACAAAAAGACACGCTTACCGAACCCTATAGTTATGCCTATAACGGCGTGCCGACCCTGCTCACCTCCGTAGCGGCCGTCATTATGGATCAGGGCACCTTAAAAGCAGTTGTCACCTCTGATATATCCCTGGCTTCACTACAACAGAAAGTGAATCAGATTAAACCCTGGCAGGGCAGCGGCTATGCGTTGCTACTCTCCAGTAACGGTAACGTTGTCTCCTCGCCGGTGAAAGATGAGGCTGGGAAACCGTGGAAAGGGGAAAAAGATGGCTTTACGTCGAAAGTCGTACAGCATTTTGATGCCGTGCTGGGTGAAGATGCCCTGGTTACCTGGCAGCCAGTAGTGATTGGGAACAGCGACAAAGCCTGGTATCTGGGCGTTGTTGCACCGGTCAGTCAGGTGATGGCCGCATCCACCCAGCAGCTGATGTGGGCGGTGATCCTGATGGTCGTCAGCGTTCTGCTGGTCGGCGCGGTACTGGGCATGCTGTTCAGCCGTAAAGTGCTGCGTCCAATTGGGGGCGAGCCGGTTGAAGCGGCGCATATTGCCCTGGCCGTTGCTGATGGCAAGCTGGATAACCGGATCCCGGTGAAGAGGGGGGATAGCAGCAGCCTGTTCTTCGCGCTTAGCACCATGCAAAGCCAGCTCCGACAGATTGTTGGACAGATAAAAGATTCCAGTGAATCAGTACGTCAGGGCGCGGGCGAGATCGCCAGCGGCAACCTCAATCTGGCATCACGCACCGAGGAACAGGCTGCTGCGCTGGAGCAGACCGCAGCCAGTATGGAGCAGATCAGCGCCACGATTCGTCTGAATGCCGACAATGCACAGCAGGCAACCAGCCTGACTGAAAACGCGACGCATATTGCCAGTCGCGGTGCCTCGCTGGTGGGTGAGGTGGTGCAGACCATGGCGCAGATCGATGACAGCTCGAAAAAGATCGGCGACATTACCACGATGATCAACAGCATTGCCTTTCAGACCAATATTCTGGCGCTGAACGCGGCGGTGGAAGCCGCACGTGCCGGAGAACAGGGCCGTGGTTTTGCGGTAGTCGCCTCTGAAGTGCGTAACCTTGCCCAGCGCAGCGCGAACGCGGTTAAGGAGATTGGCGCACTGATTGAAGAGTCGAGCGTGCGAGTCGAGAGTGGTGTCAGGCTGGTAAACGATGCCGGTAAAACCATGCAGGAGATGATGCACGCGGTCAATTCAGTGCAGGGCATCATTGGTGAGATTGTTACTGCATCAAGCGAACAGGCGCGTGGCATCAGCCAGGTGACGATTGCCGTCAATGAAATGGATGGCGTGACCCAACAGAACGCCGCGCTGGTGCAGCAGATGTCGGCGGCCGCCAGCTCACTGGAAGATCAGGCGCAGCAGCTGTCACAGACGGTGGAGCAGTTCCATCTGGCATAA
- a CDS encoding Fic family protein, with translation MSVDWIWQQPEWPQFHWQDNELLPRLRHLQQQRGLLLGRASLQSDTESQTLDTLLGNILSSSAIEEERVNVQSVRSSLARRLGVTETQPYPVSDRSEGLAAMMLDAINNRSQPLTLERLFQWHHWLFPADEWTVQRLSVGTLRGSEPMQVVSGRIDRPTVHFEAPPRHGLEQQLAQFIAWFNSSQHDVMLDPLLRAAICHLWFVTLHPFDDGNGRITRALTDLALAQADSQSIRLYAMSPAILAQRAGYYRILEQTQKGGLDITRWLVWFLDILDESLKQALDVIDRTQLKARFWLRHQGMALSPEQVKVLNRLLDGGEQGFEQGISASQYQKVAKVSKATATRHLADLVEKGCLFRLEGGGRSTRYQVKTREILTD, from the coding sequence ATGAGCGTTGACTGGATCTGGCAACAGCCGGAATGGCCCCAATTTCACTGGCAGGATAACGAGCTGCTACCACGCCTGCGCCATTTGCAGCAGCAGCGCGGTTTGCTGCTTGGCCGCGCCAGCCTGCAGTCAGACACTGAATCACAGACGCTGGATACCCTGTTGGGTAATATTCTTTCCTCTTCGGCAATCGAAGAGGAGCGGGTCAACGTGCAGTCAGTTCGCTCGTCTCTGGCGCGCCGGTTAGGCGTTACGGAAACGCAGCCCTATCCGGTCTCGGATCGGTCAGAAGGACTTGCCGCGATGATGCTCGATGCCATCAACAATCGCAGCCAGCCATTAACGCTGGAACGGTTATTTCAGTGGCACCACTGGCTCTTCCCGGCAGATGAATGGACAGTACAGCGCCTGAGCGTCGGGACGTTGCGTGGCAGTGAACCGATGCAGGTGGTTTCAGGACGCATAGATCGTCCCACGGTACATTTTGAAGCCCCACCGCGACACGGACTGGAGCAACAGCTGGCACAGTTCATCGCGTGGTTTAACAGCAGTCAGCATGATGTGATGCTGGACCCGCTACTGCGGGCCGCCATCTGCCATCTGTGGTTTGTCACGCTACACCCTTTTGATGATGGCAATGGCCGTATCACGCGAGCATTGACCGATCTCGCCCTGGCACAGGCTGACAGCCAGAGCATCCGCCTGTACGCCATGTCTCCGGCAATACTGGCGCAGCGTGCCGGGTATTACCGCATCCTTGAGCAGACGCAGAAAGGCGGCCTTGATATCACCCGTTGGCTGGTGTGGTTTCTGGATATCCTGGATGAGAGCCTGAAACAGGCATTGGATGTTATCGATCGCACACAGTTGAAAGCGCGATTCTGGTTACGACATCAGGGGATGGCATTAAGTCCGGAACAGGTAAAAGTCCTTAACCGGCTGTTAGACGGTGGCGAGCAGGGTTTCGAACAGGGGATAAGCGCCAGCCAGTATCAGAAAGTCGCGAAAGTAAGTAAAGCCACGGCGACCCGTCATCTGGCGGATCTGGTTGAAAAAGGCTGTCTGTTCCGGCTTGAGGGAGGCGGCAGAAGCACCCGCTATCAGGTTAAAACCCGCGAGATACTTACAGATTAA
- a CDS encoding YebG family protein yields MAVETKFVVVRKGEEKMTFANKKEADAYDKMLDMAEAFTDWLLQHQPALDESQAETLGLLIAEQKDAVQHILRTSKLPEAAVSVSQPEAVSEAGADDQAEEPAARKVRAVKAA; encoded by the coding sequence ATGGCTGTTGAAACAAAATTTGTTGTAGTCAGAAAGGGTGAAGAGAAGATGACGTTTGCCAATAAGAAAGAGGCCGATGCCTACGACAAAATGCTCGATATGGCCGAAGCTTTCACTGACTGGCTGTTACAGCATCAACCTGCACTGGATGAATCTCAGGCTGAAACCCTGGGCCTGCTGATTGCAGAACAGAAAGATGCGGTTCAGCATATTCTGCGCACCAGCAAATTGCCGGAAGCGGCAGTCTCCGTCTCTCAACCGGAAGCCGTGTCAGAGGCTGGCGCGGATGATCAGGCTGAAGAGCCTGCTGCCAGGAAAGTGCGCGCTGTTAAAGCCGCGTAA
- a CDS encoding SIR2 family protein has protein sequence MKPELKRAYDSGKLILFAGAGISRNFGLPEWHELIAHLANELGYDPKIFNTYGTHLSLAEYYKQKKGSLGPLRSWMDREWHRPDIDVRSSEIHTMITQGNFSRIYTTNYDRWLEAAHDAHGVPYYKVANAADLVSLTEDKRHIIKLHGDFDDDTSIVLDESSYFERLYFDSPLDIKLTHDVMGNSVLFVGYSISDFNIRLLFYRLTKMWGRTGLATARPKSYLFTNRNNPVAKEVLGQWGIEVIVSEEDDPRKALAMFLEELLV, from the coding sequence ATGAAACCTGAACTTAAGCGCGCCTATGATTCCGGCAAACTGATTCTATTTGCCGGTGCCGGTATTTCGCGCAATTTTGGTCTTCCCGAGTGGCACGAACTGATTGCGCATCTTGCAAACGAGCTGGGTTACGATCCCAAAATCTTTAATACCTATGGCACGCATCTGTCGCTGGCGGAGTATTACAAGCAGAAGAAAGGTTCGTTAGGCCCGCTGCGCAGCTGGATGGATCGCGAGTGGCACCGTCCGGATATCGATGTCCGGTCTTCTGAAATTCATACCATGATTACCCAGGGTAACTTCTCCCGCATTTACACCACTAACTATGATCGCTGGCTGGAGGCGGCGCACGACGCACACGGCGTACCCTATTATAAAGTGGCCAATGCTGCCGACCTGGTCTCTTTGACCGAAGATAAGCGCCACATCATCAAACTGCACGGTGACTTCGATGATGACACCTCAATCGTGCTTGATGAGAGCAGCTATTTCGAACGTCTCTATTTTGACTCGCCGCTGGACATTAAGCTGACCCATGACGTGATGGGCAATTCTGTGCTGTTTGTCGGCTACAGCATCAGTGATTTCAACATTCGCCTGCTGTTTTACCGTCTGACCAAAATGTGGGGCCGCACCGGGCTGGCGACGGCGCGACCAAAATCGTATCTGTTCACTAACCGTAATAACCCGGTGGCCAAAGAGGTGCTGGGGCAGTGGGGGATCGAGGTGATCGTCTCTGAAGAAGACGATCCACGCAAGGCGCTGGCGATGTTTCTCGAAGAGTTGCTGGTCTAG
- a CDS encoding non-canonical purine NTP pyrophosphatase, which translates to MKIRFLSANEPKLAEVRKILEPIGVEVLPIARRIEEIQTENELDLVRDKLTKAFSLIGRPLFVEHTGLYLDGLNGLPAGLTRIFWNRLDAERFTALVQGLDSQAVTAKTVLGYCDGRKMYQFSGELRGTIAAKPAGTRGFQWDCVFIPEGYDQTFAEMGELKNEISMRRIALDRFATFLKTSRGVA; encoded by the coding sequence ATGAAAATCAGATTCCTTTCTGCCAATGAACCAAAACTGGCTGAGGTGCGCAAGATACTCGAACCCATCGGGGTCGAAGTGCTGCCCATTGCCCGTCGCATCGAAGAAATTCAGACTGAAAACGAGCTCGACCTGGTGCGTGACAAACTTACCAAGGCGTTTTCGCTGATTGGGCGACCGCTGTTCGTGGAGCATACCGGCCTCTATCTGGATGGCCTCAATGGTCTGCCCGCTGGTCTGACCCGTATCTTCTGGAACCGCCTGGACGCTGAGCGCTTTACCGCGCTGGTGCAGGGGCTCGACAGCCAGGCCGTGACGGCTAAAACGGTGCTGGGCTATTGCGATGGCCGTAAAATGTATCAGTTTTCTGGCGAACTGCGTGGCACCATCGCCGCGAAACCTGCCGGGACACGCGGCTTTCAGTGGGACTGTGTGTTTATTCCCGAAGGCTATGACCAGACCTTTGCGGAAATGGGTGAACTCAAGAATGAGATTTCGATGCGGCGCATTGCGCTGGATCGCTTCGCTACCTTTTTAAAAACCTCGCGGGGAGTGGCATGA
- a CDS encoding ABC transporter substrate-binding protein — translation MRGLTFTALMLLPALTCSAAEKLDVLKNEVPIPAPANPQAIAKIPAGFHFIEAGTLTVATSATNSPPLSLLASDNVTRIGSDPDIARLLADSLGLKLKLVPASWEDWPLGISAGRYDVAMFNIAVTEERKKKFDFATYRADNHAFAVKSDSHISRINSPADIAGKRIIVSSGTNQERILLSWDQQNRAKGLPAVTPIYLTDDASATLTLLSGRADAMFGPHSMAAWKVASRGQTKLVGSGPFRAWVAVTTKKGNGLAPALQAALDGTITGGQYQQVLARWGEQDEAITHSTVNPPGIVY, via the coding sequence ATGAGAGGGCTAACGTTTACCGCGCTGATGCTTCTTCCGGCGCTGACCTGTTCAGCGGCAGAGAAGCTTGATGTGCTTAAAAATGAGGTGCCGATCCCTGCCCCGGCTAATCCGCAGGCGATCGCTAAAATTCCCGCTGGTTTTCATTTTATCGAAGCTGGTACGCTGACGGTTGCGACCTCAGCCACCAACTCACCGCCGCTGTCACTGCTGGCGTCAGACAACGTGACACGGATTGGCAGTGACCCGGATATTGCCAGACTGCTGGCGGACAGCCTGGGCTTAAAGCTGAAGCTGGTTCCGGCTTCATGGGAGGACTGGCCGCTGGGCATCAGCGCCGGACGCTATGATGTCGCGATGTTCAATATAGCCGTTACTGAAGAGCGCAAGAAGAAGTTCGATTTTGCGACCTATCGCGCCGACAACCACGCCTTTGCAGTGAAAAGCGACAGTCACATCAGCCGGATTAATAGCCCGGCTGATATTGCCGGCAAGCGGATTATCGTCTCGTCGGGCACCAATCAGGAGCGCATATTGCTGAGCTGGGATCAGCAGAATCGGGCCAAAGGTCTGCCTGCGGTAACGCCGATCTACCTTACTGATGATGCATCGGCGACGCTGACGCTGCTGTCTGGGCGGGCCGATGCGATGTTTGGACCTCACTCCATGGCGGCCTGGAAAGTGGCGTCACGCGGTCAGACAAAGCTGGTGGGCAGTGGGCCGTTTCGCGCCTGGGTTGCCGTGACCACCAAAAAGGGCAATGGTCTGGCCCCGGCGCTACAGGCTGCGCTCGACGGCACCATTACGGGCGGTCAGTATCAGCAGGTGCTGGCCCGCTGGGGCGAACAGGATGAAGCTATTACGCACTCCACAGTAAATCCACCGGGCATTGTTTACTGA
- a CDS encoding amino acid ABC transporter ATP-binding protein, whose protein sequence is MSEAIDYRTSHTTGAISITGVSKRFGKHKALDDVSLSLEPGSVTVILGPSGSGKSTLLRIINHLERVDEGFIQIDGDYIGYQQRGNKLYELKEKAILRQRINVGYVFQNFNLFPHLSVLDNLIEAPIAHRQLTKTEAIQRAGELLDIVGLRHKADAWPRHLSGGQQQRIAIARALMLNPRVMLFDEPTSALDPELVGEVLDVIKKLARSGTTLVIVTHEIGFAREVADNVVFMVDGRIVEQGSTTQVLNHPRHERTRRFLARVL, encoded by the coding sequence ATGTCAGAAGCCATTGATTACCGCACTTCACACACCACCGGAGCCATCAGTATCACCGGGGTCAGTAAACGTTTTGGTAAACATAAAGCGCTGGATGATGTTTCGCTGTCGCTGGAACCCGGTTCAGTAACGGTGATTCTTGGCCCCTCCGGTTCCGGTAAATCCACGCTGCTGCGCATCATTAATCATCTGGAGCGGGTCGATGAGGGATTTATTCAGATTGATGGTGACTACATCGGCTATCAGCAACGCGGCAATAAGCTTTATGAGCTGAAAGAGAAGGCGATTCTGCGCCAGCGCATCAACGTCGGCTATGTGTTCCAGAATTTCAATCTATTCCCACACCTCAGCGTGCTGGATAACCTGATTGAAGCGCCGATTGCGCATCGGCAGTTAACGAAAACGGAAGCGATACAGCGCGCCGGTGAACTGCTGGATATTGTGGGCCTGCGCCATAAAGCGGATGCCTGGCCACGTCATCTGTCGGGCGGGCAGCAGCAGCGCATCGCTATTGCGCGTGCGCTGATGCTTAATCCGCGTGTCATGCTGTTCGATGAGCCGACCTCGGCGCTGGACCCGGAGCTGGTCGGCGAAGTCCTCGACGTGATTAAAAAGCTTGCACGTTCCGGGACTACGCTGGTGATTGTGACGCATGAGATCGGCTTTGCCCGGGAAGTGGCGGATAACGTGGTCTTTATGGTGGATGGCCGGATTGTGGAGCAGGGCAGCACGACGCAGGTGCTCAATCATCCGCGTCATGAACGCACCCGCCGTTTCCTGGCGCGCGTGTTATGA
- a CDS encoding amino acid ABC transporter permease → MSKHQQLQVVPARYPARTAGAIVALFILAGVVQSVAFNPRWEWSVFARWFFDPVILHGLGQTLLLTLLGTVFSLLLGGLLALARLSSSWLLSTLAWGYIWLFRSLPLIVVLIILYNFSYLYDTLSIGIPFTGLSWGAYQTINVLGQFQAAVIGLTLVQAAYSAEIIRGGILGVDHGQVEAASALGLSATRRTFRIILPQALRAIIPVAFNEIISLAKGTSVVYVLAMPELFYTIQMIYNRNQEVIPLLMVGAAWYLIITTVLSVIQYNAERWMARSVTREPQPSRWRQWRNRVTPLHPTEEISHVRSH, encoded by the coding sequence ATGAGCAAGCATCAACAACTACAGGTGGTGCCAGCGCGCTACCCGGCACGCACCGCCGGGGCTATCGTGGCGCTGTTTATACTGGCGGGCGTGGTGCAGTCGGTGGCCTTTAACCCACGCTGGGAGTGGAGCGTGTTTGCCCGCTGGTTCTTTGATCCTGTGATCCTGCATGGCCTGGGTCAGACGCTGCTGCTGACCCTTCTGGGCACAGTATTCAGCCTGCTTTTGGGCGGTCTGCTGGCGCTGGCGCGACTTTCCTCGTCATGGCTGCTGAGCACGCTGGCGTGGGGTTATATCTGGCTGTTCAGGTCACTGCCGCTGATTGTCGTGCTGATTATTCTTTATAACTTCTCCTATCTTTACGACACCCTGTCGATCGGCATTCCGTTCACCGGTCTGTCGTGGGGCGCGTATCAGACGATTAACGTACTGGGCCAGTTTCAGGCTGCCGTTATTGGTCTGACGCTGGTGCAGGCGGCTTACAGTGCGGAGATTATTCGTGGCGGGATCCTCGGTGTCGATCACGGTCAGGTAGAAGCCGCGTCCGCGTTGGGTCTCTCCGCCACGCGCCGCACCTTCCGCATCATTCTGCCGCAGGCACTGCGCGCCATTATTCCTGTCGCCTTTAACGAGATCATCAGCCTGGCGAAGGGCACTTCCGTGGTTTACGTGCTGGCGATGCCGGAGCTGTTTTACACCATCCAGATGATCTACAACCGTAATCAGGAAGTGATCCCGCTACTGATGGTGGGGGCCGCCTGGTATCTGATTATTACCACCGTATTGTCCGTGATTCAGTATAACGCTGAACGCTGGATGGCCCGCAGCGTCACGCGTGAACCGCAACCCTCTCGCTGGCGACAGTGGCGCAACCGCGTCACACCCCTTCATCCAACCGAGGAGATCAGCCATGTCAGAAGCCATTGA
- a CDS encoding GNAT family N-acetyltransferase — translation MSESTFRDVSPDAPALQPILGGLFDEYSARYGDYFARHKEQELTEWYLPPQGLFIVLERDGEIIAMGAYKPCDPQTAELKRIWTRSDLRRQGLALVVLQELERRALQAGYQRLFLTTGFRQPEAVRLYTGHGYQPHFDLSGDLERYGQPPHDGRLRFSKVIGVYNVAEAS, via the coding sequence ATGAGTGAATCCACTTTTCGCGATGTTTCACCCGATGCACCAGCGCTCCAGCCGATTCTCGGCGGGCTATTTGATGAATATTCCGCGCGCTATGGTGACTACTTTGCCCGGCATAAAGAGCAGGAACTGACCGAATGGTATCTGCCGCCGCAGGGGCTGTTTATTGTGCTGGAGCGTGACGGCGAGATTATCGCGATGGGCGCTTACAAACCCTGTGATCCACAAACCGCCGAGCTGAAACGTATCTGGACACGCAGCGATCTGCGTCGTCAGGGGCTGGCGCTGGTGGTGTTACAGGAGCTGGAGCGGCGTGCGCTGCAGGCAGGTTATCAGCGGCTGTTTCTCACCACCGGCTTTCGCCAGCCGGAAGCGGTACGGCTCTATACCGGCCACGGCTATCAGCCTCATTTTGATCTCAGCGGCGATCTGGAGCGTTACGGCCAGCCGCCCCATGACGGACGACTGCGTTTTAGTAAAGTTATCGGCGTTTATAACGTCGCCGAAGCGAGTTAA
- a CDS encoding ABC transporter substrate-binding protein codes for MKKTSPLLALLILAASSHALAEDTRVSYNGQRVSLEANKAPVNTVKNPDAIAQLPAGHHFVVPGSFTVAVAALNSPPLTVFSDDNKTLLGSEVDIARLVADSLGLKLNVVPASWEDWPLGVASGKYDAAISNITVTKDRKEKFDFATYRKDSLGFYVKTSSPIKSLTKAEDIAGLRIIVGSGTNQEAILLAWDKENQAKGLKAFTPIYAKDDAAQTLALQAGRADAYFGPNVIGAWKAALTGKTRLVGSVDGGWPKAAHIAVTVKKGSGLAEPISTALNGVIGNGDYQKVLNRWGEGVEKIDRSEINPAGLGD; via the coding sequence ATGAAAAAAACATCACCTCTTCTCGCCCTGCTTATTCTGGCGGCCAGCAGCCATGCGCTGGCGGAAGATACCCGCGTTTCCTATAACGGCCAGCGGGTCAGTCTTGAAGCGAATAAAGCGCCAGTCAATACCGTGAAGAATCCGGATGCCATCGCTCAGTTGCCTGCCGGTCATCACTTTGTGGTGCCAGGTTCCTTTACCGTGGCGGTTGCGGCACTGAATTCGCCACCGCTCACCGTGTTTTCCGACGACAACAAAACCCTGCTCGGCAGTGAAGTGGACATTGCCCGGCTTGTCGCTGACAGCCTGGGACTGAAACTCAACGTCGTGCCTGCGTCGTGGGAAGACTGGCCGCTGGGTGTGGCCTCAGGCAAGTATGACGCGGCGATCTCCAACATCACCGTGACCAAAGATCGTAAAGAGAAATTCGACTTTGCTACCTACCGTAAAGACTCCCTGGGTTTTTATGTCAAAACCAGCAGCCCGATAAAATCACTGACTAAAGCAGAGGATATCGCCGGGCTGCGGATCATCGTGGGATCCGGCACCAATCAGGAGGCGATTCTGCTGGCATGGGATAAAGAGAATCAGGCAAAGGGACTTAAAGCCTTTACGCCGATCTACGCCAAAGATGATGCGGCTCAAACGCTGGCGCTGCAGGCAGGCCGCGCAGATGCATACTTCGGTCCCAACGTGATTGGAGCCTGGAAAGCGGCACTGACGGGTAAAACCCGCCTGGTGGGCAGTGTCGATGGTGGCTGGCCAAAAGCGGCGCACATCGCCGTTACCGTGAAGAAAGGCAGCGGCCTGGCGGAACCGATCAGTACTGCGCTGAACGGCGTGATCGGCAATGGCGACTATCAGAAGGTGCTGAACCGCTGGGGTGAAGGTGTTGAGAAGATCGACCGTTCAGAAATCAATCCCGCCGGACTGGGCGACTAA